In the Theobroma cacao cultivar B97-61/B2 chromosome 1, Criollo_cocoa_genome_V2, whole genome shotgun sequence genome, one interval contains:
- the LOC18613959 gene encoding uncharacterized protein At4g00950: MGSEAEKESSCTPKLPLFSASHAHMQSPERSGMLTPPLHALASVPFRWEEEPGKPKPCTTLATIFSNPNDFAQKCLELPPRLLLDAKITDKLPSPTTVLEGPYRGRARFQSSSFRMASECYGSFRAGSYSPEMVHLDTMVLSKRGYKEKGFLGSWRRRALKARREVGGKSYVFPSSGDRDSECCREGEESSGSTSVKITRIRRVGSFSSLSHSKSHFWASIYEGLKQVVPWSKREKKDGLLG; the protein is encoded by the coding sequence aTGGGATCTGAGGCAGAGAAAGAGTCAAGCTGCACACCAAAGCTACCACTATTTTCTGCTTCACATGCACACATGCAGTCACCAGAAAGATCAGGGATGTTAACCCCACCATTACACGCCTTAGCCTCGGTCCCATTTCGCTGGGAAGAGGAACCAGGAAAGCCCAAACCTTGCACCACACTCGCCACTATTTTTTCTAACCCCAATGACTTTGCTCAAAAGTGCCTGGAACTGCCTCCGAGGTTGCTACTGGATGCCAAGATCACAGATAAACTCCCCTCGCCCACCACAGTCTTGGAAGGCCCTTACAGGGGAAGGGCTAGATTTCAGTCTTCCTCTTTCAGAATGGCAAGTGAGTGTTATGGGTCTTTCCGAGCCGGCAGTTATAGTCCTGAGATGGTGCACCTTGATACCATGGTTCTTAGCAAGAGAGGGTACAAAGAGAAGGGTTTTCTTGGTTCTTGGAGGAGAAGGGCCTTGAAGGCTAGAAGAGAAGTTGGTGGAAAGAGTTATGTGTTCCCATCTTCTGGGGATAGAGATAGTGAATGCTGCagagaaggagaagaaagcAGTGGCAGCACCAGTGTTAAGATCACAAGAATTAGAAGGGTTGGCAGCTTCTCTAGTCTCTCTCATTCCAAGTCCCACTTCTGG